The region GCAGGGTGTGGCCTATAATTCGAACCTGTTAACACTGGGGACGGATAATTCCATCAACGATCTGTTTCAAGGCATGGTCGATATGACCAACCGCCCAGACGTGAAAATCATCAGCAACAGCTGGAACTTTCTGTTTTATCCCGACCAGCTTTCCTCTTATTCTGCCGCTATGCAGGATCTGCTGTTAAATACGGTGGTGTCCGCGTATACCAGCGCGGCGGATGTGCTGGCCAGTCAGGGGCAACTGATGGTGATGTCGGCCGGGAATGAAGGGCACCTGACGCCGGCGTTGTTTGCCGCGTTGCCGACGGTGCTGGACAATAACGGCTTGCAGGACAATATTGCCAACACCTGGATTAACGTCATGGCGTACGATCCGTCCCAGCCCACCAGCAGTGCGGCATTCATCGCCACCTTCAGCAATCTGGCGCAGGGCGCGACCGATTACAGCCTGCTGGCGCCGGGCGTTAACGTCATAACCACCTCCACCAACAACACCTTCGTTCGGATCAACGGCACCTCGTTTGCCTCACCCTATGTCGCCGGCGTCGGCGCGCTGGTCAGTCAGGCGTTTCCCTACATGAGCGGTAAGCAGATTGCCGATGTGCTGCTGTCCACCGCGACGCCGCTGATCGGCAGTAATTTGCCCAAAGCGGTGGTGCTGGCCAACGAGCAGTACGATGAAAACCAGTCGCTGACCGGCACCGCCGTCAAGGTCTACTCCACCCATACCGGCATTACGTTTACCGACGACGAACTGACCACGCTGATAAGCTCGCTGAAAATTAAAAGCCCGTATGACGGAATGACGGACGATCAGGTGCGGGCGGCGATTCTGAGCGCCGCCGCCGATCAGAATATCACCGTGATGTCGCAGAACGACTATCAGGCGCTGTTCGGCCAGGGTGTGGTCAATGCTTTCAAAGCGGTACAAGGCCCCGGTGTGCTGAACGCCAAACGGTTGGTGGACAGCGATCTCAGCAGCGGTACCTTTGGCGGAAACTTTGCGCTCTATTCGATTGATACCAAAGGTATCGACAGCACCTGGAGCAACGATATCGGCCAGGTAAAAAACACCGCCAGCGGCAGTGCGCTGTCCGGGTTAGACGTGGGCCTGCGTAAGCAAGGTGCCGGCACGTTGTACCTGACCGGCAATGATACGTTTGCCGGCCCGACCGTGGTAGAGGGCGGCAAGCTGATCGTGGGCAAGGTCGCCGGCGGTTCCGGCAGCCTGGCGGGAGACGCCTGGGTGCAGTCCGGCGCGGTGCTGGGCGGGCATGGCGCGATCAACGGTTCGGTGGTGGTGCAGAATGGCGGCACGCTGTCGCCCGGCAATTCGGTCGGGACGCTGACGGTCGGCAATGTACGTTTTGACCCCGGCTCGATTTATGAATTTGAGATTGATCAGCAGGGCAACGCCGACCAACTGGTGGTGACCAATAATGCCCAACTGGCGGGAACCGTGAAGCTGGTCGGGCGAACCACCGGACGTCTGGGCGATCGGTTTGCTTTGGTGCAGGTGGGCGGAACGCTGACCGGCGCGTTCGACAAGCTGGAATCAGTCAATAACTCGTTGTTTTTGGCCGACGCGCTTAGCTATAACCCGCAAAGCGCGTTCGTCAGCGTGGTGCGTAACAACGTTCGTTTCAGCGACGTGGCGCAAACCGCGAACCAGAGCGCGGTGGCGAATGCCATCGACAACCAGTCGGGCACCGCGGTGCTGAGCGCCATTGCCGACCTGCAGGATGCCGACAGCGCCCGGCGCGCTTTTGATAATCTGAACGGCGAGTTTTACGCCACGGCGCGCAATGCGCTGATTCGGAACAGCCGGTCGGTACGCGATATCCTGAACAGCACCATGAGCGGCGCGGGCAAAGGCGCCGAGCCCTGGGTGAGCAGTTGGGGATATGACGGCCGTCAGGATGGCGACGGCGTGCAGGCGGGCATGAAATACAATGGCTACGGTCTGCTGCTTGGCAACGGCGGGCATGTGGGGGAACAGGGGACACTGGGGTTTGCTGTTGGGGCGGAAAAAGGGCGGATCACGATGGATGATCGCGCGTCACGCGGCGATCTGAGCGCCTACCATGCCGGCGTGTATCTGTCTGGTCGGGCACTGGCGCTCGACCTGCGGTCCGGACTCAGTTACAGCTATATCACCCTCGATAGCCAGCGCGGCATCAACGTCTCCGGGCTGAACGGTCAGGCGACGGGCGATTATCGCGCCAATCTGGCGCAGGGATTCGTCGAAGCCAGTCACCGCTTTGATTTCTTTAATACCCTGAGCGTGGAGCCGTATGGCAACACCGCCTGGGTCTGGCTACAGAATCAGAGCGGGCAGGAGAGCGGGAACGGCGCGGCGCTGGCGTATGAGAAGGACACCACCCGCACCGCCTTTGCCACCGGCGGCCTGCGCCTGAAAGTCCGGCCATTGTCACGCCTGCCGGTATCGCTGTACGGGGATATCGGTTATCAGCGCCGTTTAATCCGCGACGATAATCAAGTTCGGCTGCGCTTTGTTTCCGGCGGCGATGCCTTTACTACCGAAGGTTTGCCGCTGGCGGACAATACCCGATTGATGCGGGCGGGCGTCTCGGTGGACTTCTCCCGCAATGTCCACCTGTCGCTGGGGTATCAGGGCGATCGCGCAACCCGGGTGAAAGACGACAGCGCGCAGGCGCTGTTCAGTATGGCGTTCTGACAGCATGACGTTCTGAGCAGGCGCGCCTTCCCTGCGGGGAAGGCGCGTTGTGAGGTCAGGGCGCGGGAATGGTAAAACGACGGTGGATGGCTTCCAGTTCCGTCAGCACGTCTTCGCCGAGCGTCAGGTCAAGGCTGTCCAGATTCGTCTTTAATTGTTCCAGCGTGGTGGCGCCGAGCAGGGTGCTGGCGACAAACGGCTGCTGACGCACAAACGCCAGCGCCATCTGCGCCGGATCCAGTCCGTGTTTTTGCGCCAGCGTCACGTATTCGGCGATGGCTTGCTGGGTATGAGGCGCTGAGTAACGCACAAAGCGGCTAAACAGCGTATTGCGTGCGCCGGCCGGTTTGGCGCCGTTCAGGTATTTGCCCGTCAATGTGCCAAACGCCAGCGGCGAATAGGCCAGCAGTTCCACCCCTTCATGCTGGCTGATTTCCGCCAGACCGACCTCGAAGCTGCGATTCAGCAGGCTATAGGGATTCTGGATAGAGACAATGCGCGGCAGGTCGTGCTTGTCCGCCAGTTGCAGATAGCGCATCACGCCCCACGGGGTTTCGTTCGACACGCCGATGTAGCGAATTTTACCGGCGCGTACCTGTTCGTTCAGCGCCTCCAATGTTTCCAGCAGCGTGACGGCCGGTTTTTCGCTGGTGTACTGATAGCTCAGTTTGCCGAAGCTGTTGATCTGGCGCTGCGGCCAGTGCAGCTGATACAGATCGATATAGTCGGTGTTCAGGCGCTTGAGGCTGTCGTCCAGCGCGGCGCGGATATTTTTGCGGTCCAGCGCCTGCTGCGGACGCAGGCTGTTGTCGTTGCCGCGCACCGGCCCGGCGACTTTGCTGGCGATAATCAGCTTTTCGCGCCCGCCGCGGCTTTTCAGCCAGGAACCGATATAGCTTTCCGTCAGCCCCTGCGTTTCCGAACGTGGCGGAACCGGATAGATTTCCGCGGTATCAATCAGGTTAACACCGGCGGCAACCGCGAGATCCAACTGGGCGTGGGCATCCGCTTCGCTGTTTTGTTCGCCAAAGGTCATGGTGCCCAGACCCAGCGTACTGACTTCCAGACTGCTGTGGGGAATACGGTGATAGAGCATTGCAGTGTCCTTTTTATTCTTCTGAGTAACGCGGGTGCGACGGCACCGTATTTTCGACTATAACCAAGCCGTGGCGAGGGGGGAAGACTCTTTGTGCGGGAAAGCTGGGCATTAATGCGGGGAAAAACGGTTTTCCCCCTGACAAGGGCGGCGGCGGGGATGGCGGGGCCGAACAACATCCCCGAATTTGACCCGGCTGACGCGAATAACCGCTCTAGCGTTCAATCATCTGGGAAATGTTGTCGTTGTTGATCTGGTGTTTCACGCCTTCTTCATCAGTATAACTGAGCAGGCCGGTAGCCGGATCCAGCGTCGGTTTCCCCTTGCTTAGCAGCATCTGGCCGTCTTTGGTGGCGATAACATAGTGGCTGGCGCAGCCGGAAAGCAGGACGACAAAAGTCAGGGCAACGGCGGTTTTTATCCGAAATCGCATGCTGAATTTACCTGTTATTTAGCAAAAAAACTGAACGTCTTTTCAGTCTAGCAAAGCGTTGTCCGGGCGGGGTTAGGATTTATGGTAAAAAAATTAAAAAGATACGTAAGGATAGGACGGGAAACGGCACGCTGGCCGTTTCCCGTGGGGGAATTAGTGTTTTTTGGCGGGTTTCTTGCCGCGCATCAGGTTCAGCGCCTCCACTGACATGGAGAAGAACATGGCGAAATAGATGTAGCCTTTCGGCACGTGAATGTTGACGCTTTCCAGAATCAGCGTAAAGCCCACCAGAATCAGGAACGACAGCGCCAGCATTTTCACCGATGGGTGGCGATCGACAAATTCCCCGATGGGACGGGCGGAAAACATCATGACGCCGACGGCAATCACTACGGCCGCCATCATAATGAACAGATGGTCGGACAGGCCCACGGCGGTAATCACCGAATCGAGGCTGAAGATGATGTCCAGCAGCATAATCTGCACGATGGCGCCAAAGAAGGAATGCACCTGCGAGGTATGATCTTCCGCGCCGCCTTCAATGGTTTCGTGGATCTCCTTGCTGGATTTCCAGATCAGAAACAGGCCGCCGAGGAACAGAATCAGGTCGCGGGCGGAAACCTCCTGCCCGAACACGCTAAACAGCGGATTGGTGAGTCTGATAACCCAGGCGATGGACGCCAGCAGGCCGAGGCGCATCAGCATGGCGCCCATCAGGCCGATACGGCGGGCTTTATTCTGCTGATGTTTGGGGAGCTTGGCGACAACCAGCGACAAAAAGATGATGTTGTCTATGCCCAGCACGATTTCCAGTATGGTGAGTGTTCCCAGCGCCAACCAGGCGTTGGGGTCTGCGATCCAATCGAACATTATCTCAATGCATCCTTAAACGAAACGTAAACAACCATTATCTCTGGCCTACTACCGCGCAGGCAAGAGGATTTAGGCTATGTCCCGCCCGGTGGGCATTACAGCAGAAAATGCCGGGCCAGTAACGGTGTAGTAAAGGTTTTCTTCAGGTAAAAACCGCGTGGCAGCGTCAGAATCGGCTGCCCGTGTTCGCCAATCGCTTCGGTCAGCGCCCGGCTGTTGGCGGCCTTGGGGCGCAGCTGCAACACCTCGCCGTGACGAGCGGTGATGCTTTCCACTTTGCCCAGCACGATCAAATCCATCAATTCTTCCCAGTCCTGCCTTAACTGACGCTCTTCCTCCGGGCTGGGGCTCCATAACAACGGCGCGCCGATACGGCGCTCCCCCAGCGGGATAGGGCGCGATCCTTCCACCGGAATCCACAGTACTCTGGTCAGCTTGTGGCGCACATGGCTGCTTTCCCAGGTCACGCCGCTATTGCCGGTTAGCGGCGCCACGCAGACAAAGGTGGTTTCCAGCGGCCGTCCCTGTTCATCCACCGGGATGGTTTTCAGCTCAATGCCGATATCGGGGAAGTCCTGCTCCGGTTTGCTGCCGGCGCTGGCACCCAGAAAACGCTCCAGCAGCACGCCGATCCACCCTTTGTCTCGCTTAAGGTTGGCAGGCAACGGCAGTTGGGCGATTCGAGCCAGTTCCGCCAGCGAATAGCCGGCCAGCGCCTGCGCCCGCAGCAGCAGGGCCTGCTCACTGTCCGGCGGGTTCTGGTGGGGAGTGGGTGTCTGCATGGATTGCTTGTCCGTTACTGATAACAAGGGTGATTAAAAAAAGTACAGCCATAACGGAGGATAACGTCAGGCAGTCGGTTATTCGGGAGAAAAATAATAATAGCATGATTCTTTTATGATTTTTCTCCCACTATTCACAGGCAAAAATAAGCTGCCGATTTTTGTTCATGACAAGACACCGACAATGAACAGGATTTTACACCATGTTATCCACAGTTTTTTGGGATAACTGGGATAACTCGGGATCACTGTTTTGATTTACAGCCTTGACGGGCGGTGCTTTTGCTGGTTTTGCCGATTTTTTGGCTGGATTCCGGCGGTTGTCTGTGGATAAAACCGAAGTAGTGCGATCTTTCGCCATTTCGAAAACTACATCAGAATCGGGCCGTGTCAGGCGGTGGAGAAGTCGGGGAAAGGCGGGTTAATTGGTTGAAAGGGAATGGCAATTTAGCGGGAGAGATCACAGCTGCATGAAGGCTGAAATGAGTTTTACGCACTTTTTCATGATGTTCTTCACAAAGATGTCCACAGAAAAAGTGAATAAACCGTCGGAATTGCCGCATGAATGTTTATAACTTTGATCCTATCTGTGGGTTAACCGCGTTTTATCAGAGATGAGTGGGAGCGACGAGGCGGTGGTCCGAGCCGCCGATGTCCGGTGCGATCGCCGGAAGCGGCATCAATAAAAGGGATGTAAAGCGGGAGTTTACCGTCTGTCAGGAGTGTGAAACAATCGAGTCATCTTTGCATTCTAGTTTATCGAGGTAGTCCGGTGATCGACGATGATGGCTACCGCCCGAATGTTGGTATTGTAATTTGTAATCGGCAAGGGCAGGTATTGTGGGCCCGTCGTTACGGCCAGCACTCCTGGCAGTTTCCTCAAGGGGGCATCAACCCCGGAGAAAGCGCGGAACAAGCGATGTACCGCGAACTGTTCGAGGAGGTGGGGCTGCGGAAAAAGGATGTTCGTATCCTGGCTTCCACCCGAAGCTGGTTACGCTATAAATTGCCAAAACGTTTGGTGCGTTGGGATACAAAACCGGTCTGTATCGGCCAAAAGCAAAAATGGTTTCTGCTACAGTTAATGTGTAATGAATCAGACATCAACATGCAAAGCAGCGGCACCCCGGAATTCGACGGGTGGCGCTGGGTGAGCTACTGGTATCCGGTGCGCCAGGTGGTGTCGTTCAAACGTGACGTTTATCGAAAGGTGATGAAGGAGTTTGTCGTCGCCGTAATGCAGCTACAGGAGAATTCGGCTATCCGAATATCATCAGGAACCAGACGAAAACGAGGATAATCCGACACATCATGATGCTCACGCGACTGCGAGAAATTATTGAGAAGGTTGCGGCCGCAGCCCGGCTGAGTGATGCGTTGGACATTCTGGTGAATGAAACTTGTCTGGCGATGGATACCGAAGTCTGTTCCATCTATCTGGCCGATCACGATCGTCAATGTTATTACCTGATGGCGACGCGTGGGCTGAAAAAGCCGCGCGGTCGCACCATCACGCTGGCGTTCGGTCAGGGGGTTGTCGGCCTGGTCGGCGAACGGGCGGAACCCATCAATCTGGCGGATGCGCAAAGCCACCCCAGTTTCAAATTCATTCCTGCCGTGCGCGAACAGCACTTCCGCTCATTTCTGGGCGTGCCGGTGATCCATCGGCGTCAACTGCTGGGTGTGCTGGTTGTTCAGCAGCGCGAACACCGGCAGTTCGACAAAAACGAAGAATCGTTCATGGTGACGCTGGCTACCCAGATGGCGGCCATCCTGTCCCTGTCACAGATGAAAGCGCTGTTCGGGCAATACCGGCAGACTCGCATCAAGGCGATGGCGGCCTCTTCCGGCGTGGCGATCGCCCCCGGTTGGCAGGACCGCAGTCAGCCGTCGCTGGAGCTGGTGTTTCCGGCTTCCAGTCTGGATAGCGATCGCGAACGATCACGGCTGTTGATGGCGATGGAAGAGGCCGGGTCGGAGTTCCGCCGTTTCAGTAAGCGTTTCAGCGCCAGCGCGCAGAAAGAGAGCGCGGCGATCTTCGATTTCTATTCCCACCTGCTTAACGATGCCCGTCTCAAACGCGAATTGTTTCAGGAGGTGGATACAGGCAGCGTGGCCGAATGGGCGGTCAAAGTGGTGATCGAGCGGTTTGCCGCGCAATTCGCCAGTCTGCAGGATCCTTACCTGCGCGATCGTTCCAGCGACTTGCGGGCGTTGGGGCAACGTCTGCTGTTCCATCTTGATGACAATGCCCAGAGCAATGGTCAGTGGCCGGAGCGCTTCATTCTGGTGGCGGACGAGCTGACCGCCACGCTGTTGGCGGAGGTGCCGCAGGAACGTCTGGCCGGTGTGGTCGCCTATGACGGCGCCGCTAATTCCCACGCGGCCATTCTGGTGCGGGCGATGGGGATTCCCACGCTGATGGGCGCCGATATCCAACCCGAGCTGTTGCACCAGCGCCTGCTGGTGCTGGATGGTTATCGCGGCGAGTTGCTGGTGGACCCGGAACCGGTGCTGGTGCAGGAGTATCAGCGTCTGCTGAGTGAGGAAAACGAACTCACCCGGCTGGCGGAAGATGACATGGAACGCCCGGCGGTGCTGAAAAGCGGCGAGCGGGTGGAGGTGATGCTTAACGCCGGTCTGAGCGCCGAACATGAAAAGCGTTTTATCAATCAGGTAGACGGGGTAGGGCTGTATCGCACCGAAATTCCGTTCATGCTGCAAAACGGCTTCCCTTCGGAAGAGGAGCAGATGACGCAATATGAAGGCATGTTGCGGCTTTATCCGTCCCGTCCGGTACTGTTGCGTACGCTGGATATCGGCGCGGACAAGCAATTGCCTTATCTGCCCATCAGTGAAGAAAATCCTTGTCTGGGCTGGCGCGGCATCCGCGTCACGCTCGATCAGCCGGAAATTTTCATGATTCAGGTTCGCGCCATGCTGCGCGCCAATGCGCATATCGGCAATCTGAGCATTTTACTGCCGATGATCAACAGCCTGGATGAGATCGATGAGGCTAAACAGTTGATCGATCGCGCCGCAGCGGAAGTCGCGGAAATGCTCGGCTTCCCGCAGCCGCGGCCGCGCATCGGCATTATGATCGAGGTGCCGTCGGTATTGTTTCTGTTGCCGCATCTGGCGTCCCGCATCGATTTTGTCTCCGTCGGCACCAATGACCTGACCCAGTATCTGTTGGCGGTGGATCGTAATAATCCGCATGTCGGCGCCCTGTACGACAGCCTGCATCCGTCGATGCTGCAGGCGCTGAACATGATCATCAGCCATTGCCGACAATATCAGTTGCCGGTATCGGTGTGCGGCGAGATGGCTGGCGAGCCGATGGGCGCGCTGTTGCTGATCGGGCTGGGATACCGCACGCTAAGCATGAACGGGCGTAGCGTCGCCCGCATCAAATACCTGCTGCGCCGGATTGGCGAGGAGGAAACGCGCCAACTGACAGACAAAGTGCTCAAGGCACAAACCGCCAGCGAAGTGCGCCAGTGGGCGTCGATTTTTATCGAAGAGCGCGGGCTGGGCGGCCTGATTCGCGGCGGGCGTTGAGCGCGGCGCGGCCCCGTTTTTAGGCCGGAAATGTTTACAGTTCTTTTATTCCCTCGTCACCAACTGTTTCTGCTGGCTATGCTATCATGCGCAACCGCGGACGGCTGACGGAAGCCTTGCCTTCCTTCCGGCCCATGAATAGCCCCGAAATCAGGGACAAAGCAACGATAATGTGGTGATCGATGACGACGAGCTATCTGGTATTTCCCCAGTTTGATCCGGTAATTTTTTCGTTAGGGCCGGTTTCCCTGCACTGGTATGGATTGATGTATTTGGTCGGGTTTGTGTTTGCCATGTGGCTGGCGGTTCGCCGGGCGAACAAACCGGGTAGCGGATGGCGCAAGGAAGAGGTGGAAAACCTGCTCTATTTCGGATTCCTCGGCGTGTTTGTGGGTGGTCGTCTGGGTTATGTGTTGTTCTATGCTCTTCCTGCTTTTCTGGATAATCCGCTCTATCTGTTCCGCGTGTGGGATGGCGGCATGTCTTTCCACGGCGGCCTGCTTGGCGTCATCACGGTCATGCTGTGGTTTGCGCATCGCACCAAACGTCATTTCTTCCAGGTGTCTGATTTCATGGCTCCGCTGATTCCGTTTGGTCTGGGCGCCGGGCGTCTGGGTAACTTTATCAATGGCGAGCTGTGGGGCCGGGTTTCCACCGATACGCCGTGGGCGATGCTGTTCCCCGGTTCGCGCGGCGAAGACATGGCGCTGGCGGCCGGCAACCCGCAGTGGCAGGCGATCTTTAATCAATACGGCGTATTGCCTCGTCACCCGTCGCAGTTGTATGAACTGGCGTTGGAAGGGGTGGTGCTGTTTATCATTCTGAATGTATTCATTCGCAAAGCACGCCCGATGGGCAGCGTATCCGGCCTGTTCCTGATCGGCTACGGCGCCTTCCGCATCATTGTGGAATTCTTCCGCCAGCCGGATGCTCAACTGGGGCTGTTCGGCGGCGTCAGTATGGGGCAGATCCTGTCGGTACCGATGGTATTGGCCGGAATCCTGATGATGGTCTGGGCGTATCGCCGCCAGTCTGCCCGGCAGTGATTGTTGTTAAAAATTAAGTCGATGAGGTGGTATGAAACAGTATCTGGAACTGATGAAAAAGGTGCTCGAAGAAGGAACTCCCAAGGATGACCGCACGGGTACGGGGACGTTATCGATTTTCGGCCATCAGATGCGTTTCAACCTGCAGGATGGTTTTCCGCTGGTGACCACCAAACGTTGCCACCTGCGCTCCATCATCCATGAGCTGTTGTGGTTTCTGAACGGCGATACCAATGTCGGCTACTTGCATGACAACAAGGTCACCATTTGGGATGAATGGGCTGATGAAAATGGCGATCTGGGGCCGGTTTACGGCAAACAGTGGCGTGCCTGGGGAACGGCGGACGGCCGTCAGGTAGACCAGTTGCAGACGGTGCTGAAACAGCTGAAGCAGGACCCGGACTCCCGTCGCATCATCGTTTCCGCCTGGAATGTGGGCGAGCTGGACAAAATGGCGCTGGCGCCCTGCCACGCATTTTTCCAGTTTTATGTTGCGAACGGCAAACTGTCTTGCCAGTTGTACCAGCGCTCCTGCGACATTTTCCTCGGTCTGCCGTTCAATATTGCCAGCTATGCGCTGCTGGTGCATATGATGGCGCAGCAGTGTGACCTGGAGGTCGGCGATTTCGTCTGGACCGGCGGCGATACCCACCTCTACAACAACCACCTTGAGCAGACGCACCTGCAGCTTAGCCGCGAGCCGCGTCCTTTGCCGCGGCTGGTAATCAAACGCCGTCCTGCGTCGCTGTTTGATTACCAGTTTGACGATTTCGAGATCGAGGGGTATGACCCGCACCCTGCCATCAAGGCGCCGGTGGCGGTCTAAACCGATCCTACCCTGATATCACCGCCCAACGGCGGATGCCGCTGACCATGGAAATGGCTATTTCCTGTTGATCGGCCGGGCATCTTGCCGTTGGGCGGTTTTTTTTGTCTTGTCTCCTGATTTGCGAGCAGCCGCGCAGTTTCTTTGTCGGTTGCCGCCGCACAGCATCTTGTCTGCGAAGCGCCTCGTAACCTCATCCTCCGTCGCTATTCACGCTGATATCGCGCTCTAGAATGGCGGTCATGAACAGATACAACGCACGGCAACAGGGTTTTTCCCTGCTGGAACTCATCGTGGTGATCACCATTGTGGCTTTGCTGACGGGCGGCGGCCTGCATAGCTGGCTGGCTTATCGCCATGCTCTTTTGCTGGAACAACATGCCCGGCACCTGCTGGCATTCGTGACGCGCATACAGGCCAGCGCCTACTGGCACAATCAGACCGAAAGCCTGTGGTTCAAATCGGTGGACGGCAACTGGTGTATTGGGAATGGCGCTGAACCTGCTACCTGTCCGCCGGAAAGCGCTTTCGTTTTTACCCGCGCGGTGCGGGACGCAGCGATCGCCGACATTACCAGCCAGCGGTTGGTGTTTTATGGCCTGCGTAATGCCGCACAGGCTGGGCATCTCACCCTGAGCAACTCGGCCGGGCGGGTCAGGCTGGTGATATCGGCACGAGGGCGCTTACGCCTTTGCAGCGAGTCCCGGCCGGTGCAGGGGATCCCGCTATGCTGAGCAAGTTAACCGGGAAGGTTGCGGGTGGGTTTACCCTGCCGGAGGTGATGCTGGCGATGGGGATGAGCAGCCTGATCATGCTGGCGGTGGCGCAACTGCTACCGTTGTTGCGAGCCCAGACGCAGGATAGCGCCAGCCTGATCCGGCTGGAACAACTGCTTAGCCAGACCCTGTTCGGTATAGAAAAAGATCTTCGGCGCGCCGGATTTTGCGCCGGCCGCTGTCAGGGAAGCGCGCTGACGCTGGAAGCCGGAGCGACGAAACAGGTGAGTTGTCTGTCGGTGGCTTATGACGTTAACCGTAATGGTCGCTGGGAAACGGAGGAGCAGTCGGAGCCGGAGTTTTTCAGCTACCGTCTGCGCGCTGGCGCGCTGGAGGTACAAACGGGCGGCCCGCGTTGTCAGGGAAACCGTTGGGAGAAATTGCTGGATCCCGGCGAGGTGACCATCGCCCGTTTTGAGATCACGAAGGAGACGTCCGGTGCACAACCGCGTTATCGGGTATTGCTGGAAGGGTACTGGACCACGCGTCCGACACGGCGGCAGCAGGTCAATAGCCTGGTAACGGGGAGGAATCATGCAGGGTAGACGACAGCAGGGCAGCATACTCGTGATAGTGATGCTGGTTATGATGATCGGCTTGTTAATGTTGGGCGGATTGCAGCGTCAGCTGGATATTCAGTTGCAGCAGGGCATTGACGAACAGCGCTTTTGGCAGGCATTCAATCAGGGGCTGTCGTCGCTGAA is a window of Dickeya solani IPO 2222 DNA encoding:
- the mutH gene encoding DNA mismatch repair endonuclease MutH, which gives rise to MQTPTPHQNPPDSEQALLLRAQALAGYSLAELARIAQLPLPANLKRDKGWIGVLLERFLGASAGSKPEQDFPDIGIELKTIPVDEQGRPLETTFVCVAPLTGNSGVTWESSHVRHKLTRVLWIPVEGSRPIPLGERRIGAPLLWSPSPEEERQLRQDWEELMDLIVLGKVESITARHGEVLQLRPKAANSRALTEAIGEHGQPILTLPRGFYLKKTFTTPLLARHFLL
- the rppH gene encoding RNA pyrophosphohydrolase, whose protein sequence is MIDDDGYRPNVGIVICNRQGQVLWARRYGQHSWQFPQGGINPGESAEQAMYRELFEEVGLRKKDVRILASTRSWLRYKLPKRLVRWDTKPVCIGQKQKWFLLQLMCNESDINMQSSGTPEFDGWRWVSYWYPVRQVVSFKRDVYRKVMKEFVVAVMQLQENSAIRISSGTRRKRG
- a CDS encoding TerC family protein, giving the protein MFDWIADPNAWLALGTLTILEIVLGIDNIIFLSLVVAKLPKHQQNKARRIGLMGAMLMRLGLLASIAWVIRLTNPLFSVFGQEVSARDLILFLGGLFLIWKSSKEIHETIEGGAEDHTSQVHSFFGAIVQIMLLDIIFSLDSVITAVGLSDHLFIMMAAVVIAVGVMMFSARPIGEFVDRHPSVKMLALSFLILVGFTLILESVNIHVPKGYIYFAMFFSMSVEALNLMRGKKPAKKH
- a CDS encoding NADP(H)-dependent aldo-keto reductase — translated: MLYHRIPHSSLEVSTLGLGTMTFGEQNSEADAHAQLDLAVAAGVNLIDTAEIYPVPPRSETQGLTESYIGSWLKSRGGREKLIIASKVAGPVRGNDNSLRPQQALDRKNIRAALDDSLKRLNTDYIDLYQLHWPQRQINSFGKLSYQYTSEKPAVTLLETLEALNEQVRAGKIRYIGVSNETPWGVMRYLQLADKHDLPRIVSIQNPYSLLNRSFEVGLAEISQHEGVELLAYSPLAFGTLTGKYLNGAKPAGARNTLFSRFVRYSAPHTQQAIAEYVTLAQKHGLDPAQMALAFVRQQPFVASTLLGATTLEQLKTNLDSLDLTLGEDVLTELEAIHRRFTIPAP
- the ptsP gene encoding phosphoenolpyruvate--protein phosphotransferase; amino-acid sequence: MLTRLREIIEKVAAAARLSDALDILVNETCLAMDTEVCSIYLADHDRQCYYLMATRGLKKPRGRTITLAFGQGVVGLVGERAEPINLADAQSHPSFKFIPAVREQHFRSFLGVPVIHRRQLLGVLVVQQREHRQFDKNEESFMVTLATQMAAILSLSQMKALFGQYRQTRIKAMAASSGVAIAPGWQDRSQPSLELVFPASSLDSDRERSRLLMAMEEAGSEFRRFSKRFSASAQKESAAIFDFYSHLLNDARLKRELFQEVDTGSVAEWAVKVVIERFAAQFASLQDPYLRDRSSDLRALGQRLLFHLDDNAQSNGQWPERFILVADELTATLLAEVPQERLAGVVAYDGAANSHAAILVRAMGIPTLMGADIQPELLHQRLLVLDGYRGELLVDPEPVLVQEYQRLLSEENELTRLAEDDMERPAVLKSGERVEVMLNAGLSAEHEKRFINQVDGVGLYRTEIPFMLQNGFPSEEEQMTQYEGMLRLYPSRPVLLRTLDIGADKQLPYLPISEENPCLGWRGIRVTLDQPEIFMIQVRAMLRANAHIGNLSILLPMINSLDEIDEAKQLIDRAAAEVAEMLGFPQPRPRIGIMIEVPSVLFLLPHLASRIDFVSVGTNDLTQYLLAVDRNNPHVGALYDSLHPSMLQALNMIISHCRQYQLPVSVCGEMAGEPMGALLLIGLGYRTLSMNGRSVARIKYLLRRIGEEETRQLTDKVLKAQTASEVRQWASIFIEERGLGGLIRGGR
- a CDS encoding YgdI/YgdR family lipoprotein, with the protein product MRFRIKTAVALTFVVLLSGCASHYVIATKDGQMLLSKGKPTLDPATGLLSYTDEEGVKHQINNDNISQMIER
- a CDS encoding autotransporter domain-containing protein is translated as MLLLAQLACSVLHPALAATAEDFRTREYMRNGAALDSIHAADAYALGYSGAGVTVGIINRVGDLSGNNEFNGKVDAGSHWISDPSSASPHGYWVAGVIGAERNGVGMQGVAYNSNLLTLGTDNSINDLFQGMVDMTNRPDVKIISNSWNFLFYPDQLSSYSAAMQDLLLNTVVSAYTSAADVLASQGQLMVMSAGNEGHLTPALFAALPTVLDNNGLQDNIANTWINVMAYDPSQPTSSAAFIATFSNLAQGATDYSLLAPGVNVITTSTNNTFVRINGTSFASPYVAGVGALVSQAFPYMSGKQIADVLLSTATPLIGSNLPKAVVLANEQYDENQSLTGTAVKVYSTHTGITFTDDELTTLISSLKIKSPYDGMTDDQVRAAILSAAADQNITVMSQNDYQALFGQGVVNAFKAVQGPGVLNAKRLVDSDLSSGTFGGNFALYSIDTKGIDSTWSNDIGQVKNTASGSALSGLDVGLRKQGAGTLYLTGNDTFAGPTVVEGGKLIVGKVAGGSGSLAGDAWVQSGAVLGGHGAINGSVVVQNGGTLSPGNSVGTLTVGNVRFDPGSIYEFEIDQQGNADQLVVTNNAQLAGTVKLVGRTTGRLGDRFALVQVGGTLTGAFDKLESVNNSLFLADALSYNPQSAFVSVVRNNVRFSDVAQTANQSAVANAIDNQSGTAVLSAIADLQDADSARRAFDNLNGEFYATARNALIRNSRSVRDILNSTMSGAGKGAEPWVSSWGYDGRQDGDGVQAGMKYNGYGLLLGNGGHVGEQGTLGFAVGAEKGRITMDDRASRGDLSAYHAGVYLSGRALALDLRSGLSYSYITLDSQRGINVSGLNGQATGDYRANLAQGFVEASHRFDFFNTLSVEPYGNTAWVWLQNQSGQESGNGAALAYEKDTTRTAFATGGLRLKVRPLSRLPVSLYGDIGYQRRLIRDDNQVRLRFVSGGDAFTTEGLPLADNTRLMRAGVSVDFSRNVHLSLGYQGDRATRVKDDSAQALFSMAF